A DNA window from Iodobacter ciconiae contains the following coding sequences:
- a CDS encoding Rid family detoxifying hydrolase, with protein sequence MKDLNTSNAPAAIGPYVQAKDIGQLVFTSGQLPIDPATGEMPAAAGAQATQCLANVAAILLEAGLNASNIIKTTVFVKDLNHFGEVNEAYSRFFEGTGSYPARSCVEVARLPKDAMVEIEVIALRA encoded by the coding sequence ATGAAAGACCTGAATACCAGCAATGCCCCTGCCGCTATCGGCCCTTACGTACAAGCCAAAGATATTGGTCAGCTGGTTTTCACTTCTGGTCAATTGCCTATTGACCCGGCTACGGGTGAAATGCCGGCAGCTGCAGGCGCGCAGGCAACTCAGTGCCTGGCTAATGTGGCAGCAATCTTGCTGGAAGCGGGCTTGAACGCATCAAATATCATCAAAACGACAGTCTTTGTAAAAGACTTAAACCATTTTGGCGAAGTGAATGAAGCGTATAGCCGTTTTTTTGAAGGTACCGGCAGCTATCCTGCCCGCAGCTGTGTAGAAGTTGCGCGCCTGCCTAAAGATGCAATGGTTGAAATCGAAGTGATTGCGCTGCGAGCTTAA
- a CDS encoding sensor histidine kinase: protein MRHKLYWQIYFTVVGSLVLFALLAGLLYQWHDDPPPRRLIHGTANLLAVALPPADQAIAAQAEAFTRLTQEFDIPISLYAANGQMIASVGEPLELKQGKPRIFQLRLPDQRLILVGRPAHREKNPGLLAGFAMLALAIAVAAIPLTRKLSRRLEALANQLDALGEGNFSARLPVYGKDEVSRLSIRFNHAAGQIAELLNAHKNLLAHASHELRSPLARLQMAATLLGDHAPAHLQKELSQNISELNELVEEILLMSRLDARPDSLQTQRLDLLALCQIEAAPYQASVEGPDTEIEADPRLLKRLIRNLLENARRYGAAPLSIRIAPETDRVQLYICDQGEGIAAAAQPRIFEPFYRPPGTPEGKGGHGLGLALVKRIAEHHGGRVEYQTPAGGGSCFKVSLKRKI from the coding sequence GTGCGGCATAAGCTTTACTGGCAGATTTACTTTACCGTTGTCGGCAGCCTGGTGTTATTTGCGCTTCTGGCTGGGCTGCTTTATCAATGGCATGACGACCCGCCTCCCCGACGTTTAATCCACGGCACAGCCAATTTGCTGGCTGTGGCGCTGCCGCCTGCCGATCAGGCCATCGCCGCACAAGCCGAGGCCTTTACCCGGCTAACTCAGGAATTCGATATCCCCATCAGCCTTTATGCAGCAAACGGGCAAATGATTGCCAGCGTAGGCGAGCCTTTAGAATTAAAACAGGGTAAGCCGCGCATTTTTCAATTACGTCTGCCTGACCAGCGCCTGATTCTGGTTGGCCGCCCAGCCCATCGGGAAAAAAACCCCGGCTTACTGGCAGGCTTTGCCATGCTGGCACTGGCTATTGCCGTTGCAGCAATTCCACTGACACGCAAACTCAGCCGCCGCCTGGAAGCCCTCGCCAATCAGCTTGATGCTCTGGGTGAAGGAAATTTTTCTGCGCGCTTGCCTGTATATGGCAAAGACGAAGTGTCCCGGCTGTCGATTCGCTTTAACCACGCCGCCGGGCAAATTGCCGAGCTGCTAAACGCACATAAAAACCTGCTCGCCCACGCCTCGCACGAATTACGCTCGCCGCTGGCCCGCCTGCAAATGGCCGCCACCTTGCTTGGCGATCATGCCCCTGCCCATTTACAGAAAGAGCTGAGCCAGAATATTAGCGAACTTAATGAATTAGTCGAAGAAATCCTGCTGATGAGCCGCCTTGATGCAAGACCGGATAGCCTGCAAACCCAGCGTCTGGATTTACTTGCGTTATGCCAGATTGAAGCTGCGCCCTACCAGGCCAGCGTAGAAGGCCCCGATACCGAGATCGAAGCAGACCCGAGACTCTTAAAACGCCTTATCCGAAATCTACTGGAAAACGCCAGGCGCTATGGCGCAGCACCATTAAGCATCCGTATTGCCCCTGAGACGGATCGGGTGCAGCTTTACATTTGTGATCAGGGCGAAGGTATTGCTGCCGCCGCACAGCCGCGTATCTTCGAGCCCTTTTACCGCCCGCCCGGCACGCCCGAAGGCAAAGGCGGCCATGGCCTGGGGCTAGCGCTGGTAAAACGGATTGCCGAGCATCATGGCGGGAGGGTTGAATATCAAACGCCTGCAGGCGGGGGGAGTTGTTTTAAGGTTAGTTTGAAAAGAAAAATTTAA
- a CDS encoding GNAT family N-acetyltransferase: MNIVAMTPELFTRFWPVFSAIIQAEETYAFDPCLNEQQAFDLWCTLPVETYAAVENNTVLGSYFIKANASGPGAHVSNCGYMVADAARGKGAAKVLCQHSKQRALAMQFNAVVSSNTVAVALWQKLGFEVIGRVPKAYRHKQLGFVDTLVMYQWLAADESVA, translated from the coding sequence ATGAATATTGTTGCAATGACTCCCGAATTATTCACCCGGTTCTGGCCGGTATTTTCTGCAATTATTCAGGCAGAAGAAACCTATGCATTTGATCCTTGTTTGAATGAGCAGCAGGCATTTGATCTGTGGTGTACCTTGCCTGTTGAAACCTATGCTGCGGTAGAAAATAACACTGTGCTGGGCAGCTACTTTATTAAAGCCAATGCCAGTGGTCCGGGCGCACATGTAAGTAATTGCGGCTATATGGTGGCAGACGCAGCCAGAGGCAAAGGCGCAGCCAAAGTGCTATGCCAGCATTCAAAACAGCGGGCACTAGCCATGCAATTTAATGCGGTGGTTTCAAGTAACACCGTGGCTGTGGCGCTGTGGCAAAAGCTGGGTTTTGAAGTAATCGGCAGGGTGCCTAAAGCCTACCGGCATAAGCAGCTGGGCTTTGTAGATACGCTGGTAATGTATCAGTGGCTGGCTGCAGATGAAAGTGTGGCCTGA
- a CDS encoding KAP family P-loop NTPase fold protein produces MNQTMPNLSTPRDDYATGDAFTNDLLNRKALASKLTNYLDRLRDGAVLAIDAQWGDGKSWFGKNWAKQLRDADHTVIEIDAFAQDYIDDPFLLIAAELNEAFATQKNTKDELKKTMLAICKTLLPTAAKLTINALGRMALGTANLSSFEDTIGKAGEELQESGADAAEKWLEDKFDSYSKEKETLAQFREQLSQLAAAQDKPIIIFIDELDRCKPTFAVRLVERLKHFFNVPNIVFVLLLNRDQLQKAVKGVYGNETDAAQYLGKFVNFFFKLPQANSSSIHQLGSYYKYFIEKEIDKFKFDRSNIKIQPFIKTLSKLAEGQKISLRDIQKCIALFSFAYPNVQLSAHLAYIITLKVTQPDLYRRLSHNDIQAHRDAQIPLAMAHNKFCTNGNNPRSMFTEFEAWHQYHDGNAQQHSFSHLQDILHTLDLNMDGLMHYLMQQIDFQIEN; encoded by the coding sequence ATGAACCAAACTATGCCTAACTTATCAACGCCTCGGGACGACTACGCAACAGGTGATGCTTTTACCAATGACTTGCTCAATCGGAAAGCACTTGCAAGCAAGCTAACAAACTATTTAGATCGTTTACGTGATGGTGCCGTTTTAGCAATTGATGCTCAATGGGGAGATGGTAAAAGTTGGTTTGGAAAAAACTGGGCCAAGCAACTGCGCGATGCTGACCATACTGTGATTGAAATCGATGCCTTTGCACAAGACTATATTGATGACCCCTTTTTACTCATCGCTGCCGAGCTAAATGAAGCATTCGCTACGCAAAAAAATACAAAAGATGAATTAAAAAAAACAATGTTGGCCATTTGCAAAACCTTATTACCCACAGCGGCAAAACTCACAATCAACGCATTAGGCAGAATGGCACTGGGGACAGCAAATCTAAGTAGCTTTGAGGATACAATTGGCAAAGCAGGTGAAGAGCTACAAGAATCAGGCGCTGATGCCGCAGAAAAATGGCTGGAAGATAAATTTGATAGTTACAGCAAAGAAAAAGAAACTTTAGCCCAATTTCGGGAGCAGCTTAGTCAGCTAGCCGCAGCACAAGACAAACCCATCATTATTTTTATTGACGAATTAGACCGCTGCAAACCTACTTTTGCAGTAAGGCTAGTTGAGCGCTTGAAGCACTTTTTTAATGTACCCAATATTGTATTTGTATTGCTACTCAACCGCGATCAATTACAAAAAGCAGTGAAAGGCGTTTATGGTAATGAAACCGATGCGGCGCAGTATTTAGGTAAATTTGTTAATTTCTTTTTTAAACTACCCCAAGCAAATTCAAGCTCAATTCACCAATTAGGGTCTTATTACAAATATTTTATTGAAAAAGAAATTGATAAATTCAAATTTGATAGAAGCAATATAAAAATACAACCTTTTATCAAAACACTTAGTAAGCTTGCAGAAGGTCAAAAAATTTCATTGCGGGACATACAAAAATGTATAGCCCTTTTTTCTTTTGCATACCCAAACGTGCAGCTATCAGCACACCTTGCCTATATCATCACGCTAAAAGTCACCCAGCCGGATCTTTACCGTCGGCTATCCCATAACGATATTCAAGCTCATCGTGATGCCCAAATACCACTAGCCATGGCGCACAATAAATTCTGCACAAATGGCAACAACCCAAGAAGTATGTTTACTGAATTCGAGGCTTGGCACCAATATCATGATGGTAATGCTCAGCAGCATAGCTTTTCACATTTGCAGGATATACTTCATACGTTAGATTTAAATATGGACGGCTTAATGCACTACCTTATGCAACAAATTGACTTTCAAATTGAAAATTAA
- a CDS encoding glycogen/starch/alpha-glucan phosphorylase: protein MTVSFEYDSPGNDSDALKHAIANKLVFFIGKDPIVALPKDWLNATFLAVRDRLVERWMRTTRAQYSQDLKRVYYLSMEFLIGRALSNALLALELFEPVKAALDEMGVDLNEILDYEPDAALGNGGLGRLAACFLDSMATMGVPGFAYGIRYDFGMFKQRIMDGQQVEAPDTWLSALNVWEFPRDEVQYVVQFGGRIETTGNTAHWLDTQDVLAMAYDYIIPGYQTTATNTLRLWSARASRSINLHMFNQGDYFAAVEEKNHSENVSRVLYPDDSTQHGKELRLRQEYFFVSASLQDIVHRYLFMHEDFTQLSDKVAIHLNDTHPVLAVPELMRILMDEHHLDWDSAWGYTQNIFSYTNHTLMSEALETWPVEMFAHWLPRHLKIIFDINERFLSDIKRRFAGDTDLIRRVSLVDEAGERKIRMAYIAVVASYKVNGVSALHSQLMKSTIFADFARIYPERFTNVTNGITPRRWLAQANRPLAALIDEKIGKTWRVNLDELAELKPLVENEDFIANMILAKRVNKERLVYYIATHLGGIVSADALFDIQVKRIHEYKRQLLNLLHVISRYNFIIKNPDVAIVPRVVIFAGKAASAYKIAKLLIHLINDVGTKINHDERIGDKLKVVFIPNYSVSLAEIIIPAADLSEQISTAGTEASGTGNMKFALNAALTIGTLDGANIEIGQAVGADNIFIFGNNSDDVQRLRQGSYNPRAIYEADPVLHEVLNQIGSGFFSPEEPERYRVIFDLLVNWGDHYQLLADFADYIKVQSKVDALYLNPLEWHKKALLNVAGMGRFSSDRSISEYARKIWHSSSVKL, encoded by the coding sequence ATGACGGTGTCTTTTGAATACGATTCCCCTGGTAATGACAGTGATGCTTTAAAGCATGCTATTGCTAATAAACTGGTGTTTTTTATTGGAAAAGATCCAATTGTGGCGCTGCCTAAAGATTGGTTAAATGCGACTTTTCTGGCTGTGCGGGATCGTTTAGTGGAGCGCTGGATGCGCACCACGCGGGCGCAGTATTCTCAGGATTTAAAGCGGGTTTATTATTTATCGATGGAGTTTTTAATTGGCCGTGCTTTATCGAATGCGCTATTGGCATTGGAATTGTTTGAGCCGGTAAAAGCGGCGCTGGATGAAATGGGTGTTGATTTAAATGAGATTCTGGATTACGAGCCCGATGCGGCTTTAGGTAATGGGGGATTGGGGCGTCTGGCGGCGTGCTTTTTAGATTCAATGGCCACCATGGGGGTGCCGGGTTTTGCTTATGGTATTCGCTATGATTTTGGGATGTTTAAGCAGCGTATTATGGATGGCCAGCAGGTTGAAGCGCCTGATACCTGGTTGTCTGCTTTAAATGTATGGGAGTTTCCCAGAGATGAAGTGCAATATGTGGTGCAATTTGGCGGGCGAATAGAAACTACAGGCAATACAGCTCATTGGCTCGATACGCAGGATGTATTGGCGATGGCCTATGATTATATTATTCCCGGTTATCAAACTACTGCCACCAATACACTACGGCTTTGGTCGGCGAGAGCATCACGCAGTATTAATTTACATATGTTTAATCAGGGGGATTATTTTGCTGCGGTAGAAGAAAAAAATCATAGCGAGAATGTCTCCAGAGTTTTATATCCTGATGATTCTACCCAGCATGGCAAAGAGTTAAGATTGCGGCAAGAGTATTTTTTTGTTTCGGCATCTTTACAGGATATTGTGCATCGCTATTTGTTTATGCATGAAGATTTTACTCAGCTGAGTGATAAAGTCGCTATTCATTTAAATGATACGCATCCTGTATTGGCTGTGCCAGAATTAATGCGGATATTAATGGATGAGCATCACCTGGATTGGGATAGTGCCTGGGGATATACACAGAATATTTTTTCATACACCAATCATACTTTAATGAGTGAAGCGCTGGAAACATGGCCGGTGGAGATGTTTGCACATTGGCTGCCCCGGCATTTGAAGATTATTTTTGATATTAACGAGCGATTTTTAAGTGATATAAAGCGGCGCTTTGCGGGAGATACTGATTTAATTCGCCGTGTGTCTCTGGTAGATGAAGCGGGTGAGCGCAAAATTCGTATGGCTTATATTGCCGTGGTGGCCAGCTATAAAGTAAACGGCGTTTCGGCGCTGCATTCCCAATTAATGAAATCAACCATCTTTGCCGATTTTGCACGAATTTACCCGGAGCGCTTTACCAATGTAACCAATGGTATTACACCAAGGCGCTGGCTGGCTCAGGCTAACCGGCCTTTGGCAGCTTTAATTGATGAGAAAATTGGCAAAACATGGCGGGTTAATTTGGATGAATTGGCCGAATTAAAGCCACTGGTTGAGAATGAAGATTTTATTGCCAATATGATATTAGCTAAACGGGTTAATAAAGAGCGCCTGGTCTATTATATTGCCACACATTTAGGTGGCATTGTTTCAGCTGATGCTTTATTTGATATACAGGTTAAACGAATTCATGAGTATAAGCGGCAGTTGCTTAATTTGCTACATGTGATTTCCCGATATAACTTTATTATAAAAAACCCGGATGTTGCCATTGTACCCAGAGTAGTCATCTTTGCCGGGAAGGCTGCATCAGCTTATAAGATAGCTAAATTATTAATTCATCTGATTAATGATGTAGGAACAAAAATTAATCATGATGAGCGCATTGGCGATAAGCTTAAAGTGGTTTTTATTCCTAATTACAGTGTTAGCTTGGCAGAAATTATTATTCCTGCTGCAGATTTATCCGAGCAAATTTCTACTGCAGGTACAGAAGCTTCCGGCACAGGAAATATGAAATTTGCATTAAATGCTGCATTAACAATTGGCACGTTAGATGGTGCCAATATCGAGATTGGCCAGGCAGTAGGGGCTGATAATATTTTTATATTTGGCAATAATAGTGATGATGTGCAGCGCCTGCGGCAAGGATCATATAATCCCCGGGCTATTTACGAGGCAGATCCGGTATTGCATGAGGTTTTAAATCAAATAGGATCAGGTTTTTTTAGCCCGGAAGAACCTGAGCGTTATCGGGTTATTTTTGATTTGCTGGTTAATTGGGGGGATCATTATCAATTACTGGCAGATTTTGCAGATTATATAAAAGTGCAGAGTAAAGTGGACGCATTATATTTAAATCCATTGGAATGGCATAAAAAAGCACTGCTCAATGTGGCCGGAATGGGGCGCTTTTCGTCAGATCGCAGCATCAGTGAATATGCGCGTAAAATATGGCATAGCAGCAGCGTGAAATTGTAA
- the mntA gene encoding type VII toxin-antitoxin system MntA family adenylyltransferase antitoxin: MKTLLITDLNKLLAKLQSALPHLLAIYLFGSQAKGDAHAASDIDLAVLLAGSAEATTLWNLAQELAMMLDKDVDLIDLRQASTVMQYQIISDGRCLWAADSQAKLYESFILSEKTALDTARSGLLEDIDQRGTIYGR, from the coding sequence ATGAAAACCCTTTTAATTACGGATCTCAATAAACTATTAGCAAAACTACAATCAGCCCTACCCCATTTATTAGCGATCTATCTATTTGGTAGCCAAGCAAAGGGGGATGCCCATGCTGCTAGTGATATTGATTTAGCCGTATTACTAGCGGGATCGGCAGAAGCGACCACGCTATGGAATTTGGCGCAAGAATTAGCAATGATGCTGGATAAAGACGTCGATTTAATCGATTTACGCCAAGCATCAACCGTTATGCAGTATCAAATTATTAGTGATGGGCGCTGCTTATGGGCAGCGGATTCTCAAGCAAAGCTTTACGAGAGTTTTATTCTGAGCGAAAAAACCGCTTTAGATACGGCCCGTTCGGGCCTTTTAGAAGATATCGATCAAAGGGGAACCATATATGGCAGATGA
- a CDS encoding chorismate--pyruvate lyase family protein, with the protein MSLPQYWRTPLCLAPRALHPWLTERGSLTAMLMANFPEISVKILFQGWQKAHADEAHCLNKAQIACREVLLQSKQIPLVYAHSITTSAALRRGFHLFGRTGSRPLGALLFADPTIRRSNLSWCCIDQRHPLWQKAQTAVGALPQRLWARRSTFYAGHDRLLVTEVFLPALSALPSGPIA; encoded by the coding sequence ATGTCTTTGCCGCAATACTGGCGCACCCCGCTCTGCCTTGCTCCCCGAGCTTTACACCCCTGGCTTACCGAACGCGGCTCTCTGACCGCCATGCTGATGGCTAATTTTCCGGAGATATCGGTAAAAATATTATTCCAAGGCTGGCAAAAAGCCCATGCAGATGAGGCCCATTGCCTGAACAAAGCGCAAATAGCCTGCCGTGAAGTGCTGTTACAAAGTAAACAAATCCCGCTGGTTTACGCCCACAGCATTACCACCAGTGCGGCACTACGCAGAGGATTTCACTTGTTTGGCCGCACCGGCAGCCGCCCCTTGGGCGCTTTACTCTTTGCCGACCCCACCATCCGCCGCTCTAACTTAAGCTGGTGCTGTATTGATCAGCGCCACCCCCTATGGCAAAAAGCACAGACCGCAGTCGGAGCATTACCACAAAGGCTATGGGCAAGACGCTCGACATTTTATGCAGGCCACGACAGGCTGCTGGTCACCGAAGTATTTTTACCCGCACTATCAGCACTCCCTTCTGGTCCTATTGCCTAA
- a CDS encoding NUDIX domain-containing protein — MQKDQHLIEEKISSERVFDGKLLHINRDIVCLPDGSQATREYVIHPGAVMIIPVLPDGKLLMERQYRYPMHRVYLEFPAGKLDAGEDALACGKRELLEETGYTAQKWQKLGVHHPIISYTNEEIHLYLAQNLTAGTPQLDEGEFVECVAVSLDDLIAGVLDGSITDGKTVAGIFWAEKMLRG, encoded by the coding sequence ATGCAAAAAGATCAACATTTAATCGAAGAAAAAATCAGTAGCGAGCGGGTGTTTGATGGCAAGCTATTGCATATTAACCGCGATATCGTGTGCTTGCCCGATGGCAGTCAGGCCACGCGTGAGTACGTGATTCACCCCGGTGCAGTGATGATTATTCCGGTGTTGCCTGACGGTAAGCTCTTGATGGAGCGGCAATATCGCTATCCTATGCATCGTGTGTATCTGGAGTTCCCTGCTGGTAAGCTGGATGCGGGTGAAGATGCGCTGGCTTGCGGCAAGCGCGAGCTCTTGGAAGAAACCGGCTACACCGCGCAAAAATGGCAAAAACTAGGCGTTCATCACCCGATTATCAGCTACACCAATGAAGAAATTCATCTTTACCTGGCGCAAAACTTAACCGCAGGCACGCCGCAGCTCGATGAAGGCGAGTTTGTAGAATGCGTGGCGGTCAGCCTTGATGATCTGATTGCCGGTGTGCTGGATGGCTCGATTACCGATGGTAAAACGGTTGCCGGGATTTTCTGGGCAGAGAAGATGTTGCGTGGCTGA
- the hepT gene encoding type VII toxin-antitoxin system HepT family RNase toxin, with amino-acid sequence MADDVLINKAATIERCVARAREEYDKDPSSFAIDFTRQDAAILNVQRACEAALDMGQHLIRRERLGVPQSARDVFELLAQADWIKPSLADSLKKMVGFRNIAVHDYQTLQLPITVMIITQHLGEFTQYSQALLLKDAQS; translated from the coding sequence ATGGCAGATGATGTACTCATCAATAAAGCCGCTACCATTGAGCGTTGCGTTGCACGGGCCCGCGAAGAATATGACAAAGACCCAAGCAGTTTTGCTATCGATTTTACTCGGCAAGATGCCGCCATTTTAAATGTGCAAAGAGCCTGTGAAGCCGCGCTAGATATGGGCCAGCATTTAATTCGCCGCGAACGCCTTGGCGTACCCCAAAGCGCCCGCGATGTATTCGAACTCCTCGCACAAGCTGATTGGATCAAACCAAGCTTGGCCGATAGCCTCAAAAAAATGGTCGGCTTTCGCAATATTGCCGTCCACGACTACCAAACCTTACAGCTGCCCATTACCGTCATGATCATCACCCAACATTTAGGTGAATTTACGCAGTACAGCCAAGCTTTATTGCTTAAAGATGCGCAAAGCTAA
- a CDS encoding Spy/CpxP family protein refolding chaperone, whose translation MFNALKTKFQHHHMKRRAAIIAVMGLSLGGIAYAAAPGHCGDGPGMRRGNPEQMHKMMQSRLDKALQEVGATDAQKVQLNQLAEQASKEMKAQHETMRNNHDELRKALSQTTVDAAQLETLRAAKIKTMDESSRKLTAILAEASKILTPEQRLKLIEKMDRKGRNRG comes from the coding sequence ATGTTCAACGCACTTAAAACCAAATTTCAACATCACCATATGAAACGCCGTGCAGCTATCATTGCGGTAATGGGGCTTTCTTTAGGTGGTATCGCCTACGCAGCTGCACCAGGCCATTGTGGTGACGGCCCGGGTATGCGCCGCGGCAATCCGGAGCAAATGCACAAAATGATGCAGAGCCGCCTGGATAAAGCATTGCAGGAAGTCGGCGCAACAGATGCGCAAAAAGTCCAGCTCAATCAGCTTGCCGAGCAAGCCTCCAAGGAAATGAAAGCGCAACATGAAACCATGCGAAACAACCATGATGAGCTGCGTAAAGCCTTAAGCCAGACCACTGTTGATGCCGCTCAGCTAGAAACACTACGTGCTGCCAAAATCAAGACGATGGATGAATCATCCCGTAAACTAACCGCCATTCTCGCCGAAGCCAGTAAAATTCTGACTCCGGAGCAAAGGCTTAAACTGATAGAAAAAATGGACAGAAAAGGCCGTAATCGCGGCTAA
- the ubiA gene encoding 4-hydroxybenzoate octaprenyltransferase gives MMLSRIPAFARLMRIDKPIGTLLLLWPTLWGLWFASNGHPDPVLLLIFCLGTFLMRAAGCVINDYCDRDIDGHVERTHARPLVSGEIKPKEALLLAAGLALAAFLLVLPLNRLTLLLSIPAVFLAGTYPLTKRFLALPQAYLGIAFGFGIPMAFAAQTGDVPAFAWILLLANILWTIAYDTEYAMVDRPDDLKIGIKTSAITFGRFDVIAVMLCFAGFIALMAWLGLESQRGVIYFISLLIASGLIAQQYNQIMARNPADCFKAFLSNNRVGAVIFIGLVLDYWLSQSPI, from the coding sequence ATGATGCTATCCCGTATTCCTGCTTTCGCCCGCCTGATGCGCATCGACAAACCCATCGGCACTTTATTACTCCTCTGGCCAACACTATGGGGATTATGGTTTGCCAGTAACGGCCACCCCGATCCTGTGCTATTGCTGATTTTTTGCCTGGGCACCTTTCTAATGCGCGCCGCAGGCTGCGTGATCAATGATTATTGCGATCGGGATATTGACGGCCATGTCGAGCGCACCCACGCACGGCCCCTGGTTTCTGGTGAAATAAAGCCCAAAGAAGCCCTTCTGCTAGCAGCAGGGCTGGCACTCGCCGCATTTTTGCTGGTGCTGCCTTTAAACCGGCTGACGCTATTGCTATCTATCCCCGCGGTATTTCTGGCGGGCACTTACCCGCTGACCAAGCGTTTTCTGGCCTTGCCACAAGCCTATCTGGGCATTGCCTTTGGCTTTGGTATTCCCATGGCTTTTGCGGCCCAAACCGGCGATGTGCCCGCCTTTGCCTGGATTTTATTGCTGGCCAATATTTTATGGACCATCGCTTACGATACCGAATACGCCATGGTCGATCGGCCTGACGATTTAAAAATCGGCATTAAAACCTCGGCCATCACCTTTGGCCGCTTTGACGTTATCGCCGTCATGCTGTGCTTTGCAGGCTTTATCGCCCTGATGGCATGGCTGGGATTAGAGAGTCAGCGCGGCGTGATTTATTTTATCTCGCTACTAATTGCCAGCGGCCTGATTGCACAGCAATACAACCAGATCATGGCCCGCAATCCCGCCGATTGCTTTAAAGCTTTTTTAAGCAATAACCGCGTCGGCGCTGTGATCTTTATCGGACTGGTACTGGATTATTGGCTTAGCCAATCGCCAATCTAA
- a CDS encoding response regulator produces MSRQLLLIDDDERLTAMLAEYLRQQGFAVEVAHDGKRGLAALASRSFDALILDLMLPDADGLDLCRQIRQTQALPILMLTARGDVTDRIVGLELGADDYLAKPFDARELLARLRAILRRQHSTESSSPLTFGNIEIDADARSVLVAGQACSITSYQFDLLLCLARHAGKVLSREQILDQVRGETLEAFDRSIDVHISKLRAALGDDSKAPKRIITVRSVGYVFAKTDD; encoded by the coding sequence ATGTCCAGACAGCTCTTACTGATCGACGACGATGAACGACTTACCGCCATGCTGGCTGAGTATTTACGGCAGCAAGGCTTTGCGGTGGAAGTGGCACACGATGGTAAACGGGGCTTGGCAGCGCTTGCCAGCCGCAGCTTTGATGCGCTGATCCTGGATTTAATGCTGCCCGACGCAGACGGCCTTGATTTATGCCGGCAGATTCGCCAGACCCAGGCGCTGCCTATTCTAATGCTCACCGCCAGAGGCGATGTGACCGACCGGATTGTGGGGCTGGAATTAGGCGCCGACGACTACCTTGCCAAACCCTTTGATGCCAGAGAGTTACTCGCCCGCTTACGTGCCATACTGCGCCGCCAACACAGCACAGAGAGCAGCAGCCCGCTCACCTTTGGCAATATAGAAATCGACGCCGACGCCCGCAGCGTACTCGTGGCCGGGCAAGCATGCAGCATCACCAGCTACCAGTTTGATTTACTACTTTGCCTCGCCCGCCACGCCGGTAAAGTACTGAGCCGCGAGCAGATTCTGGATCAGGTACGCGGTGAAACGCTGGAAGCCTTTGACCGCAGCATCGACGTACACATCTCCAAACTACGCGCCGCGCTGGGGGACGACTCCAAAGCCCCCAAACGCATCATCACCGTGCGCAGCGTGGGTTATGTTTTTGCTAAAACGGATGATTAA